The genomic window ACGGTTGCGCCGGACGCTGCGCCCACTGCCGGAATTCCGGATCGAGACCAGCCCGAACGGCTACGTGCTTCGGTGCGGCGGATCCGGCACCGACCTCGACCTGCTCGACACGCTGTCCAGGGACGCCCGCGCGGCGCACGCCGACGGTGACGTCGGACGAACCGTCGATCTGCTCGAACGCGCCTTGCGGCTGTGGCGCGGCGAGGCGCTCTGCGATGTCGACGACGTCGCCGAACTCGCTCCCGAGCGGGCGCGTCTGACCGAGCTGCGATCGGAACTCGTCGAGATGTGCGCCGAGGGATTGATCGTGCTCGGCCGCGCCCGGCACGCGGTCACCCTGCTCACCGACGAATGCGAGCGGCATCCGCAGCGGGAGGGCACGGCACGGCTGCTGGCGCTGGCACTGCGCGACTGCGGACGGGTCTCGGAGGCGCTCGACGTTCTCGGTCGATTGCGACGCTCGCTGCGGGAGGATTTCGGGCTGGATCCCGCGCCCGACACCGTCCGGGTCGAGAACGAGATCCGCAACCCGGCCGAACCCGTGGCGGCTCCGGCGGAACGGTCGGCCCTCGTGGGACGTGCCGACGTCGCCGCTGTCTTCGATCGTGCGTGGAACCGGTCGCGGCGGGGACTGACCGTCGTGACGGTGCGCGGCGCACCCGGCATCGGCAAGACGGCCGTCGTCGAGGACGCCGTACGACGCCACGGCGACACGGCCTTCCGCACCGCGGGGGTCGGCGGGACGGGCGCCTCGGCGTTTGCGACGCTGATGCCGTGGCTGGATCAGGCCGCGCTGGCCGGACGCGCCGTGCCGGACGTCCCGACACCGCGTGCGCTCGCCGCGCTGTTCGCCGACGTGGCGCGGGAGACCGGACACGTGATCGCGGTCATCGATGACGTGCAGTGGGCCGATCCCGACTCGGTTCGGATGATCGCGGCGGCCATGCGAGTGCTGCGCGCCCATCCCGTCCTGCTGTATCTCACGGTTCGCCCCGAGCCGCTCTCGGCGGAGGTCGGCTTTCTCCAATCCGCGGGCGCCCATGTCGTGGTGGACCTGCCGCCCCTGTCCGACGCGGCCGTGGACGAGTTGGTGCGCGCCGAGCTCGGTTCGGCCGGTCCGGAGGTGCGTGCCCAGATCATCGAGTCGAGCGCGGGCAGCCCGTTCGTCGCGGCGCAACTGTGCGATCTCGTTCGGGCGGGCGGCCCCTTGGACGTCGGGGGCGCGGCCCCCGAGATCACGACGGCGAAGCTGTCCGCTGTCTCGACCTCGGCGCGAGCGCTCGCCGAAGTGCTGGCCGTGATCGGTACGCGCGCGTCGATCGGACTGGTCGCCGCCGCCGACGGCGCGCCACGATTCGACGATCGGATCGGCGAACTCGTCGCCGCGCGGGTGGTCGCGCTCGCCGACGGCGCCGTCGCCTTCGAGCACGAACTCGTGCGCGATGCCGTGCTCGCCACCATCGGTGAAGTGCGGACAGCGCTGTTGCACAGGCGAATCGCGGACGCGCTGGCCGACCTGCGACCGGATGCGCTCACGGCGCAAGCACGGCATCGCAGCGCCGCCGCCCTCGATTCACTGGATTCCGCTGCGGCGCATGCCTGTTCGGTCGCGGCCCAGGACGCGCTGCGGCGGGACGCGCCCACCGAGTGCGCCGAACTCGCCGCCCGCGGGCTACGGCACGCCGATCCGGGTGACGCGGAGTTGCTGATCGAATTGGATCGGCTCGCCGGACAGGCGCATCACCGTCTCGGCCACTACGACGCGGCCGCCGCGTCCTTCGACCGCGCCGGGCGGCGCTGCGCCGAACGCAGCGATTGGTCCGGTCTGGCGCGGACCGCGCTGCTGGCCGCGCCGCGCGGCGTAGCCGGCTACTTCTCCGGATACGGTGTGGTGCACGCGGGTTCGTCGGCGCTACGGGCGCAGGCGCTGGCGCATCGCCTCGATCTCGACGCCGAGCTGGTCGCCGAGGCGGAAGCGATCGAGGCCGCGGACCGCGCGATCCACGGTCTGCCGGGGGATTTCGACGCGCTGGCCGAGGCACGGGCGCGCAGCGCACCCGACAGCGGGTCGTGGCCCCAGGTACTGCTGGCCGAATTCCTGTGCACCTGGGGTCCGGCAACCGTCGCCGACCGGCGCAAGATCGCCGAGGAACTGGAGGAACTCGCGGGCCACGACCGCACGGCGCGGGCGACCGCGGTCCATCTGCGCCGCGTCTGTGCGCTGGAAGCGGGCGATATGCGGCTGGTCCGCCGGTTGTCGGCCGAATTCGCCCGGCTCGCCTCGGCCGACGACATCGACCTCGCGGCCACGCAGCTGTGGTGGCAAGTGATGCTCGCCGTGCTACGCGGCGACTACCGGGAGTCGCAGGCGCTGATGACACGCTTCGCCGATGATCTCGGCGCGGTCGACGGTCACGCCCGGCTGCTCGCCGAAGTCTCTGCGCTGACGAGCAATTCGATCGAGCTGTGGCATCGCGGACGGCTCGGCGAGGTACTCGCCGAAGTGGACCGGATGGCTCAGGACTTCGACGAGGACTTCGCGCTCGTGGTCGCGATGGCCGCGGCGGAGATCGATGACCACGAGCGCGCGCTGTCGACGATCGAGTCGATCATCGCCCTGCCCGGGAGGTTGCACGGCCCGCGCCTGGTCGTGCGGGTGCCACTGCTGGTGGAGGCGCTGCTCACGGTCGGTCGACGCGCGCCGCGCCTGCGCGACCGGGTGGTCGAGCTCACCGCCGAACTCGAACCGTTCACCCAGGGGTGGGGCGAGACGCTGATCGTGCAATGGCCCGGGCTCGTGTGTCTCGGTCCGTCCGGGCTCTACCGTGGTACCGCCCGCGGAATCCTCGGACTTCCCGGCGCACGTGACGAGGTGATCGCCGCGCGGCACCGGGCGCGTCTGCTCGGCGCGCGGCCCTACGAATCGCGCGCCGCGGACCGTCTGACGTGCTGGCCGTTCGCCTGAGCCGGACGGAGATCGGCCGGTGCCGTCGTTGTCGGTTAGCTCACAGCCCGGGTATTCATGGTGGGGAAACCGCCGATCCATGAGAGGGTGGACGAGTGAGATCAGGCTTATCGTTGTGATTCGCTTGGCTCATCTACAGAAAAGATGAAGTAAGCAAATGGCTCAAGGCAGTGTGAAGTGGTTTAACAGCGAGAAGGGCTTCGGCTTCATCGCGCAAGACGGTGGCGGCGCCGACGTCTTCGTTCATTACTCCGCCGTGTCCGGCTCGGGATTCAAGTCCCTGGAAGAAGGACAGCGCGTGGAGTTCGAGATCGGTCAGGGCCAGAAGGGCCCGCAGGCGCAGGACGTCCGCGCGATCTGAGCGACGCAGTAGACGAGCCCCGCATCCTTCGGGATGCGGGGCTCTGCCTTTCTCGGCGGTAAGAAGGTGTGTTCGACGGGGTGCCCGGTTTGGATCGCCACGCCTCAGAAGGCGGCTTCGTCGAGTTCCATGATCGCGGTGTCGATCTCGGACAGGACGGCCCGATCAGCGCTCAGTCGCGGCAGCACTGTCCTGGCGAAGAACGACGCGACCGCGACCTTGCCTTCGTAGAAGGCGCGATCGGCGCCGCCGTTGCCGGAATCCAGTACCGTGATCGCGATCTCGGCGGCGACGAGCAGACGCCATCCGATCAACAGGTCGCCTACGGCGAGGAGGAAACGCACCGACTCCAAGCCGATCTTGTACAGCTCGGCGGGGTTTTCCCGCGCGTCGATCAGGTGTTGGGTGAGCACGCCCGCCATCGCCTGTACGTCCTGCAGGGCGGTGGCGAGCAGGATCTTCTCGGCCTTCAGGCGGTCGTTGCCCGCGACATGGGCCAGTGCCACCCCGCGGTCGCGAGCGATTTTGCGGAAGAAGAAGTCCTGCGCCTGGATCGCGGTGGTGCCCTCGTAGAG from Nocardia bhagyanarayanae includes these protein-coding regions:
- a CDS encoding BTAD domain-containing putative transcriptional regulator; translation: MTLVRGRSDDDRPAISVLGPLEVRGLDGARLDIPARKHAELLVILAAERTARSAPYLCELLWRGSPPESALVTLQGYVSRLRRTLRPLPEFRIETSPNGYVLRCGGSGTDLDLLDTLSRDARAAHADGDVGRTVDLLERALRLWRGEALCDVDDVAELAPERARLTELRSELVEMCAEGLIVLGRARHAVTLLTDECERHPQREGTARLLALALRDCGRVSEALDVLGRLRRSLREDFGLDPAPDTVRVENEIRNPAEPVAAPAERSALVGRADVAAVFDRAWNRSRRGLTVVTVRGAPGIGKTAVVEDAVRRHGDTAFRTAGVGGTGASAFATLMPWLDQAALAGRAVPDVPTPRALAALFADVARETGHVIAVIDDVQWADPDSVRMIAAAMRVLRAHPVLLYLTVRPEPLSAEVGFLQSAGAHVVVDLPPLSDAAVDELVRAELGSAGPEVRAQIIESSAGSPFVAAQLCDLVRAGGPLDVGGAAPEITTAKLSAVSTSARALAEVLAVIGTRASIGLVAAADGAPRFDDRIGELVAARVVALADGAVAFEHELVRDAVLATIGEVRTALLHRRIADALADLRPDALTAQARHRSAAALDSLDSAAAHACSVAAQDALRRDAPTECAELAARGLRHADPGDAELLIELDRLAGQAHHRLGHYDAAAASFDRAGRRCAERSDWSGLARTALLAAPRGVAGYFSGYGVVHAGSSALRAQALAHRLDLDAELVAEAEAIEAADRAIHGLPGDFDALAEARARSAPDSGSWPQVLLAEFLCTWGPATVADRRKIAEELEELAGHDRTARATAVHLRRVCALEAGDMRLVRRLSAEFARLASADDIDLAATQLWWQVMLAVLRGDYRESQALMTRFADDLGAVDGHARLLAEVSALTSNSIELWHRGRLGEVLAEVDRMAQDFDEDFALVVAMAAAEIDDHERALSTIESIIALPGRLHGPRLVVRVPLLVEALLTVGRRAPRLRDRVVELTAELEPFTQGWGETLIVQWPGLVCLGPSGLYRGTARGILGLPGARDEVIAARHRARLLGARPYESRAADRLTCWPFA
- a CDS encoding cold-shock protein, translating into MAQGSVKWFNSEKGFGFIAQDGGGADVFVHYSAVSGSGFKSLEEGQRVEFEIGQGQKGPQAQDVRAI